The Solibacillus sp. FSL W7-1436 genome window below encodes:
- a CDS encoding ABC transporter ATP-binding protein, translated as MAKKELLKVEGLKQYFPIKGGFLGRTVNHVKAVDDISFTIYEGETVSIVGESGCGKSTTGRAILRLEEPTDGSVVFQGTDITKIPKGEMRKFRKDLQIIFQDPYASINPRQTVASVLNEAMHIQNVLPPNQRRARIEQLLETVGLRPYQADRYPHEFSGGQRQRIGIARALSVDPKLIICDEAVSALDVSIQAQVLNLLEELQNEYGLTYLFISHDLGVVRHISDRIIVMYLGKIVEIADKTSLFENPQHPYTKALLSAIPVPDPDAVKSRIVLKGDVPSPIDPPQGCRFHTRCPFATDKCRTEEPVLRTSSIMKNTHEAACHYMEEISAGKMAVKQ; from the coding sequence ATGGCGAAAAAAGAACTGTTAAAGGTTGAAGGACTAAAACAGTATTTCCCGATTAAGGGAGGATTTCTGGGCCGTACAGTCAACCACGTAAAAGCGGTAGATGATATTTCCTTTACGATTTATGAAGGAGAGACTGTCAGCATTGTAGGAGAATCGGGCTGTGGTAAATCTACGACAGGCCGTGCGATTTTACGTTTGGAAGAGCCGACAGATGGTTCCGTAGTATTTCAGGGGACGGATATTACGAAAATTCCGAAAGGCGAAATGCGTAAATTCCGCAAAGATCTGCAAATCATTTTCCAGGATCCGTATGCTTCGATCAATCCGCGTCAGACAGTTGCAAGTGTGCTGAACGAAGCGATGCATATTCAAAATGTACTGCCGCCAAATCAGCGACGTGCCCGTATTGAACAACTGCTTGAAACGGTTGGATTACGACCATATCAGGCAGACCGCTACCCGCATGAATTCTCGGGTGGTCAACGTCAGCGTATCGGTATTGCCCGTGCGCTCTCGGTTGATCCAAAACTGATTATTTGTGATGAAGCGGTATCTGCGCTGGACGTATCGATTCAGGCGCAAGTGCTGAATTTACTGGAAGAGCTGCAAAATGAATACGGTTTAACTTATTTATTCATCTCGCATGACCTAGGGGTGGTACGTCATATTTCGGATCGTATTATCGTAATGTATTTAGGGAAAATTGTAGAGATTGCCGATAAAACAAGCCTGTTCGAAAACCCGCAGCATCCTTATACGAAAGCATTATTATCAGCGATTCCCGTGCCGGACCCGGATGCTGTAAAAAGCCGTATTGTTTTAAAAGGTGATGTGCCGTCACCTATCGATCCGCCACAAGGCTGCCGATTCCATACACGCTGTCCATTTGCGACAGATAAGTGCAGAACGGAAGAACCTGTTTTGCGTACATCTTCCATTATGAAGAATACGCATGAAGCGGCATGCCACTACATGGAAGAAATTTCAGCCGGCAAAATGGCTGTAAAGCAGTAA
- a CDS encoding ABC transporter ATP-binding protein — MNEMENILVVNNLQTSFGTDAGEVRAVDGVSFTVPKGKTIGIVGESGSGKSITSLSILRLLASNGKTKGGEVLFKGKDLLKLSEKAMRDIRGNQISMIFQEPMTSLNPVYTVGQQISETIRIHKKLDKKAAMQQSVEMLKLVGIPSPEKRVKQYPHELSGGMRQRVMIAMALACDPEILIADEPTTALDVTIQAQILELIKDLQNRLGMSVIMITHDLGVVAETCDYVAVMYAGQVVEYSDVRSLFKNPKHPYTLGLLNSLPRHDVEQEKLIPIKGMVPSPHEMPVGCRFAPRCPVAIELCHKKQPDLLNTDDNSSEQIRCWMYSDEWDGESEVTLYGEKRTVKG, encoded by the coding sequence ATGAATGAAATGGAAAACATTTTAGTCGTAAACAATTTACAAACTTCTTTCGGCACGGATGCGGGAGAAGTACGTGCTGTTGATGGTGTAAGCTTTACTGTTCCAAAGGGTAAAACAATCGGGATTGTAGGAGAGTCCGGTTCCGGAAAAAGTATCACATCACTTTCAATACTGCGCTTACTTGCATCAAACGGTAAAACGAAAGGCGGCGAAGTTCTTTTTAAAGGGAAGGACTTGCTGAAGCTTTCTGAAAAAGCGATGCGTGATATTCGGGGAAACCAGATTTCTATGATTTTCCAAGAGCCGATGACATCGTTAAACCCGGTTTATACAGTTGGCCAGCAGATTAGTGAAACAATCCGGATCCATAAAAAACTGGACAAAAAAGCAGCGATGCAGCAATCCGTAGAGATGCTGAAGCTTGTAGGTATTCCATCACCCGAAAAGCGTGTTAAGCAATACCCGCACGAACTTTCAGGGGGGATGCGTCAACGTGTAATGATCGCGATGGCACTGGCATGCGACCCGGAAATTTTAATTGCGGATGAGCCTACAACAGCGCTGGACGTAACGATACAAGCGCAAATTCTGGAACTGATAAAAGACCTGCAAAACCGTTTAGGCATGTCTGTTATTATGATTACCCATGATTTAGGTGTAGTAGCGGAAACATGTGATTATGTGGCAGTAATGTATGCAGGACAAGTTGTAGAATACTCAGATGTCCGATCATTATTCAAAAATCCGAAGCATCCATATACGTTAGGCTTACTTAATTCATTGCCACGTCACGATGTGGAACAGGAAAAACTGATTCCGATTAAAGGAATGGTGCCAAGCCCGCATGAAATGCCGGTAGGATGCCGCTTTGCTCCACGTTGCCCTGTTGCAATCGAGCTTTGCCATAAAAAACAGCCGGATTTACTGAATACAGATGACAACAGTTCAGAGCAGATCCGCTGTTGGATGTATTCGGATGAATGGGATGGAGAATCGGAGGTGACGCTATATGGCGAAAAAAGAACTGTTAAAGGTTGA
- a CDS encoding ABC transporter permease — MTKYIIRRLLQTIPVLFGVSILVFSLMFLIPGDPAQVMAGEGASEQTVENLREKLGLNDPPYVQYGRFLGNALQGDLGNSIRSGRPVMDEIQARFWITVEVSVYATILAVFIGLIAGIISAVRHYTLTDVSIMIVALFGLSMPNFWLGLLLIQWFALGNLPFDMDLPEFLKMRPSGWGDSWRQIILPVVTLGTGGAAIIARMTRSSMLEVIGQDYIRTARAKGVSERIVIYRHALKNALIPVVTVIGLEFGGFLGGAVLTETIFAINGMGRLTIDAIRQRDFPIVQGTVLVISLLFVIVNLLVDISYKFLNKRIDLN, encoded by the coding sequence ATGACTAAATATATTATTCGTCGTTTATTACAAACGATTCCCGTACTGTTTGGGGTTTCAATTTTAGTATTTTCATTGATGTTCCTAATTCCTGGAGATCCTGCCCAAGTAATGGCAGGGGAAGGTGCATCTGAACAAACGGTAGAAAATCTACGTGAAAAACTGGGTCTGAATGATCCGCCATATGTGCAATACGGCCGGTTTTTAGGAAATGCCCTGCAAGGTGATTTAGGAAATTCCATTCGCAGCGGACGCCCGGTAATGGATGAAATTCAGGCACGTTTTTGGATTACAGTTGAGGTATCTGTATATGCCACAATTTTAGCTGTATTTATCGGTTTAATTGCCGGAATCATTTCGGCAGTTCGCCATTATACACTTACCGATGTATCGATCATGATTGTCGCACTTTTCGGTCTTTCAATGCCGAACTTCTGGTTAGGTTTACTCTTGATCCAATGGTTTGCATTAGGGAACCTGCCATTCGATATGGACCTGCCCGAATTTCTGAAAATGCGTCCTTCCGGATGGGGAGATTCATGGCGCCAAATTATTTTACCTGTCGTAACACTGGGGACAGGGGGAGCAGCAATCATTGCTCGTATGACACGTTCGTCAATGCTTGAAGTAATCGGTCAGGATTATATCCGTACTGCTCGTGCAAAAGGTGTATCAGAACGTATCGTTATTTACCGCCATGCACTGAAAAATGCGCTGATTCCTGTTGTAACAGTTATTGGTCTGGAATTTGGCGGTTTCTTGGGCGGTGCTGTATTAACTGAGACGATTTTTGCTATCAACGGCATGGGACGTCTCACAATTGATGCAATCAGGCAACGGGATTTCCCGATTGTTCAAGGTACTGTACTTGTAATTTCACTATTATTCGTAATTGTAAACCTGCTTGTTGATATTTCTTACAAGTTCTTAAATAAACGAATTGACTTGAACTAA
- the nikC gene encoding nickel transporter permease, whose product MSTTQTEQNPSTVRKSNPRAEAFKTFMKRLLKNKAAVVGGIIILFIILVGIFGPFLVKTDPNAQNILNKLQPPSKEHWFGTDNFGRDIFSRIVNGTKLTLTVGFLSVFIGGVIGVVIGIIAGYYGGAVDTITMRLMDILLAFPGILLALAIVSVLGGSLINVIIAVGIFSIPAFARIVRGSTLQVKKLEYIDAVKALGASDIRIIFKHILPNIMSPIIVQATMRIATAILTASGLAFLGLGAQPPAAEWGAMLSDGRAFMHNAGHMVLIPGMMIVIVVLAFNIFGDGLRDALDPKMKQ is encoded by the coding sequence ATGAGTACAACACAAACAGAACAAAATCCTTCTACTGTGAGAAAAAGCAATCCCCGAGCTGAAGCATTTAAAACGTTTATGAAGCGTCTATTAAAAAATAAAGCGGCAGTAGTTGGTGGAATCATTATTCTTTTTATCATTTTAGTAGGGATATTTGGACCATTTTTAGTAAAGACAGATCCGAATGCTCAAAATATTTTAAACAAACTGCAACCACCTTCAAAAGAGCATTGGTTTGGTACTGATAACTTCGGGCGGGACATTTTCTCCAGGATTGTTAACGGTACGAAGCTGACGCTGACGGTTGGATTTTTATCCGTATTTATTGGCGGAGTTATCGGAGTCGTCATAGGAATTATAGCGGGATACTATGGAGGGGCAGTAGATACAATTACGATGCGTCTTATGGATATTTTGCTGGCATTCCCTGGTATTTTACTGGCACTTGCGATTGTATCAGTATTAGGCGGCAGTTTAATAAACGTAATTATTGCGGTTGGAATATTCTCGATACCGGCATTCGCCCGTATTGTCCGAGGTTCGACCTTACAAGTGAAAAAACTCGAGTACATTGATGCAGTCAAAGCACTCGGTGCATCAGATATCCGCATCATCTTTAAGCATATTTTACCGAATATTATGTCACCTATTATCGTACAGGCAACGATGCGTATTGCAACGGCGATTCTGACAGCTTCCGGTTTGGCATTCCTAGGTTTAGGCGCACAGCCGCCAGCAGCGGAATGGGGAGCTATGTTAAGTGATGGTCGTGCGTTTATGCATAATGCGGGACATATGGTATTAATTCCTGGAATGATGATTGTTATCGTAGTATTGGCATTTAATATTTTTGGTGACGGGTTACGTGATGCACTTGATCCGAAGATGAAACAATAG
- a CDS encoding glutathione ABC transporter substrate-binding protein codes for MSFSKKSLWMLLLTFTLALVLAACAGGDDSEDTSKDSGDTGTETNTDSGTTEEAAGGGDLIIAELSDASSLDPHGSNDVPSSNIQSNLYETLVNRDADGELVPGLAESWTQVDDVTWEFKLKQGVTFHDGEEFNAEAVKASFDRLLDPEVASPRAFLFEMVTEVKVVDESTVQFVTEYPFSPLLAHLTHNGGSIISPKSIEEDYAAMEADSSVNAGSVIGTNPVGTGPFKFESWTPGTEIKLVKYAEYAGTPAHIDSVTFKVVPEGATRVAELESGYAHIIGAVEPAQVANVNSFDEASVLETASSSLTYLGFNTEKEPFNDPKVRQAISKAIDRPTLIEGIYEGFGIPAISPLAPGIFGYTEDVTSMAYNMDEAKALLEEAGYADGFKTTIWTNDNPARQQVAIVLQENLKKLNIQAEIEVMEFGSYLEKTAAGEHDMFILGWSNPTGDADYGLYALFHSSQHGDPGNRSFYTSEKVDELLENGRREADPTAREAIYKEALQLISDESPMAFVLHPYTLTGVSDKVSGFNVGTDSIYQLRDVKISE; via the coding sequence ATGTCATTTTCTAAAAAGTCGCTATGGATGCTACTTCTTACATTTACACTTGCACTTGTGCTAGCAGCATGTGCCGGCGGAGATGATTCAGAAGACACATCAAAAGATAGCGGAGACACTGGAACTGAAACAAATACTGACTCTGGTACTACAGAGGAGGCTGCGGGTGGCGGCGACTTAATTATCGCCGAGTTATCTGATGCAAGTTCATTGGATCCACATGGTTCAAATGACGTACCATCATCTAACATTCAATCAAACCTTTATGAAACTTTAGTAAACCGTGATGCAGACGGGGAATTAGTACCTGGTCTTGCAGAATCTTGGACTCAAGTAGACGATGTAACTTGGGAATTCAAGCTTAAACAAGGTGTTACTTTCCATGACGGTGAAGAATTTAACGCTGAGGCTGTAAAGGCTTCATTCGACCGTTTATTAGATCCGGAAGTTGCATCTCCACGTGCTTTCTTATTTGAGATGGTAACAGAAGTTAAAGTAGTAGATGAATCTACTGTTCAATTTGTAACTGAATACCCGTTCTCACCATTACTTGCTCATTTAACGCATAATGGTGGCAGCATCATTTCACCAAAATCAATTGAAGAAGATTACGCTGCAATGGAAGCTGATTCATCAGTCAATGCGGGTTCTGTAATCGGAACAAACCCTGTTGGTACTGGTCCATTCAAATTTGAAAGCTGGACTCCGGGTACTGAAATTAAGTTAGTTAAATACGCAGAATACGCTGGCACTCCGGCACACATTGATTCTGTAACATTCAAAGTAGTACCTGAAGGAGCTACTCGTGTTGCGGAATTAGAATCAGGTTATGCACACATCATCGGTGCAGTAGAGCCTGCTCAAGTAGCAAATGTTAATAGTTTTGATGAAGCTTCTGTATTAGAAACGGCTTCTTCTTCTTTAACATACCTTGGCTTCAATACTGAAAAAGAGCCTTTCAACGATCCAAAAGTACGTCAAGCAATCTCTAAAGCAATCGACCGCCCAACTTTAATCGAAGGTATTTATGAAGGCTTTGGTATTCCTGCGATTTCACCATTAGCTCCTGGTATTTTCGGATACACAGAAGATGTGACTTCAATGGCTTACAACATGGATGAAGCGAAAGCATTACTTGAAGAAGCAGGCTATGCGGACGGCTTTAAAACTACAATTTGGACGAATGACAATCCAGCTCGTCAACAAGTTGCAATTGTTTTACAGGAAAACTTGAAAAAATTAAACATTCAAGCTGAAATCGAAGTAATGGAATTCGGTTCATACTTGGAAAAAACAGCTGCCGGTGAGCACGATATGTTCATCTTAGGCTGGTCTAACCCGACTGGTGATGCGGACTACGGTCTATATGCATTATTCCACTCTTCACAACATGGTGACCCAGGTAACCGTTCATTCTACACAAGCGAAAAAGTAGATGAATTATTAGAAAACGGTCGTCGTGAAGCAGATCCAACTGCACGTGAAGCTATCTACAAAGAAGCTTTACAACTGATCTCAGACGAGTCGCCAATGGCATTCGTATTACACCCTTACACTTTAACTGGTGTATCTGATAAAGTTTCCGGCTTCAACGTTGGTACTGACAGCATTTATCAATTACGTGACGTTAAAATTAGCGAGTAA